A genomic region of Candidatus Desulfatibia profunda contains the following coding sequences:
- a CDS encoding GNAT family N-acetyltransferase: protein MFDLNNYRKEVKLRDGTKVLLRPMVAEDKDALYEFFKKVPKEEARYLRDDVSNRLLVEKWAADIDYTKTLPVLAIKDDAIIADTTLNRRRFGWKWHLGTVRIFVHKDYRKVGLGRLMIEEISDIADKLGLEKLIVEIPDTNIAAINAFEKAKFYRVAVIPDLVKDRENRPIDVVVMIKDVKPIYVEELEYDLL from the coding sequence ATGTTTGATCTTAACAATTATCGAAAAGAGGTGAAGCTAAGAGACGGGACCAAAGTTCTTCTGCGCCCTATGGTCGCGGAAGATAAGGATGCTTTATATGAATTTTTTAAAAAGGTCCCCAAAGAAGAGGCTCGGTATTTACGCGATGACGTCAGCAACAGACTCCTCGTTGAGAAATGGGCCGCCGATATCGATTATACAAAGACACTGCCGGTTTTGGCGATTAAAGATGACGCCATTATTGCAGATACTACCCTAAATCGGCGTCGATTCGGATGGAAATGGCACTTGGGTACAGTACGGATATTTGTGCACAAAGATTATCGAAAGGTGGGCTTGGGTCGTTTAATGATTGAAGAGATTTCCGATATTGCTGATAAACTCGGTCTCGAAAAGCTCATCGTTGAGATTCCGGATACGAATATTGCCGCTATAAATGCTTTCGAGAAAGCGAAGTTTTATCGTGTTGCTGTGATTCCGGATTTGGTCAAAGACAGGGAAAACAGACCCATTGACGTGGTGGTGATGATAAAAGATGTTAAACCGATTTATGTCGAGGAACTCGAATATGATTTATTATGA
- a CDS encoding N-6 DNA methylase — translation MLCLSQHIDIIDIYTNGKECTDVVVGNPPWGAPGKKADTKAKARQKILLDWCKSNNKPIGDKEPSQAFLWRALDFMRKNGKAGMLVSAGVLFKHSTTTHLKKQSKHSVNGKENLMKLFLNSMN, via the coding sequence ATGTTATGCCTTTCTCAACATATTGATATCATCGATATATACACAAATGGCAAGGAATGTACCGATGTTGTAGTCGGCAATCCGCCATGGGGAGCCCCCGGGAAAAAAGCCGATACAAAGGCAAAGGCGAGGCAAAAAATCCTGCTTGATTGGTGTAAATCCAATAATAAACCTATTGGAGATAAAGAACCTTCGCAGGCCTTTTTATGGCGTGCTTTGGATTTCATGAGAAAAAACGGCAAAGCAGGGATGTTGGTGTCCGCCGGCGTTTTGTTTAAGCACAGCACAACAACACATTTGAAGAAACAATCGAAGCACAGCGTGAATGGGAAAGAGAACTTGATGAAGCTGTTCTTGAACTCTATGAATTGA
- a CDS encoding response regulator — MASILIVDDHPHVRKLVSKGLAAEGYRITAIDDAALTWEHIQALAPDLVLLNCLSERFDSFALLVDIKSRYPKYPVLVYVIQHVDAMVSLKQAITGVLDEIQLPN; from the coding sequence ATGGCGAGCATCTTAATTGTGGATGATCACCCCCACGTTCGCAAGCTGGTTTCAAAGGGGCTGGCCGCTGAAGGCTACCGGATCACGGCGATTGATGATGCCGCTTTGACATGGGAACATATCCAAGCGCTGGCACCGGACCTGGTACTTCTGAATTGTCTTTCAGAGCGATTTGACAGTTTTGCGCTTCTGGTTGATATCAAAAGCCGGTATCCAAAATATCCGGTACTGGTCTACGTCATACAACATGTTGATGCCATGGTCAGTCTCAAGCAGGCGATAACCGGGGTTCTGGACGAAATCCAGTTGCCGAACTGA
- a CDS encoding isoamylase early set domain-containing protein, producing MSKAKSKQTGKQKKVMFSLEATEAKDVVLMGDFNNWNPKTHPMKKERNGVWNKTVMLSPGKYEYKFLIDGNWVEDPQNDQTCLNCFGTQNSIFNLSGL from the coding sequence ATGTCAAAAGCCAAATCAAAACAAACAGGTAAGCAGAAAAAAGTTATGTTTTCACTGGAAGCGACCGAGGCCAAAGATGTCGTCCTGATGGGGGATTTCAACAATTGGAATCCCAAAACGCACCCCATGAAAAAGGAAAGAAACGGGGTATGGAATAAAACGGTGATGCTTTCACCGGGAAAATACGAATACAAGTTCTTGATCGATGGAAACTGGGTAGAAGATCCCCAAAATGACCAGACATGCCTGAACTGTTTCGGGACCCAAAATAGTATTTTTAACCTGTCCGGTCTTTAA
- a CDS encoding class I SAM-dependent methyltransferase: MGMMKQVIKDIAQMMHQADPTSCFSVEFWDGDAICFGNSPRVTLRLKTKKCAQNIIEKGFLGLGESYTNGDLEIENDLRELFHLGFAINFDDYRLPVRQKCRLFIRSLLNRATLRGAPQNIAYHYDRGNEFYALYLDKTMTYSCAYFKSPDDSLEQAQLNKYEHIARKLLLKPNESLLDIGCGWGGMLIYAAQKYGITGTGNTLSQNQYEYVQRKIKELGLCDRIKVLCQDYRQLSGKFDKVVSIGMFEHVGKNFIPAFFRKVSGLLKTGGLSLLHTIGKDAPTIDDPWTFKYIFPGAYLPTLSEITHEIGKIGFSVLDVENLRLHYAKTLEKWAENYERNITRARELFDDEFIRRWRLFFNSAAAGFRYGNSRLFQILFSNGLNNALPITRTHVYHEPSP, from the coding sequence ATGGGGATGATGAAACAGGTTATCAAAGATATAGCCCAAATGATGCATCAGGCCGATCCAACATCCTGTTTCTCCGTCGAATTCTGGGATGGCGATGCAATCTGTTTCGGAAATTCCCCCCGTGTAACCTTGCGCTTGAAAACCAAAAAGTGCGCCCAAAATATAATCGAAAAAGGTTTTTTGGGCCTGGGCGAGTCATATACCAACGGAGACCTGGAAATAGAGAACGACCTGCGAGAGCTTTTTCACCTGGGCTTTGCCATTAATTTCGACGATTACCGGTTACCTGTCCGGCAGAAATGCCGGCTTTTTATCCGCTCGCTGCTAAACCGCGCAACCCTGCGGGGTGCCCCCCAAAATATCGCTTACCACTACGACCGGGGCAATGAGTTCTATGCGCTCTATCTTGACAAAACCATGACGTATTCCTGTGCGTATTTTAAAAGTCCGGACGACTCCCTGGAACAGGCGCAATTAAACAAATACGAGCACATTGCCCGCAAACTTTTACTGAAACCGAATGAATCTTTGCTCGACATCGGCTGCGGCTGGGGCGGAATGCTTATTTATGCCGCCCAGAAATACGGCATAACCGGGACCGGAAACACGCTGTCCCAAAATCAGTACGAATATGTCCAACGTAAAATCAAGGAGTTGGGGCTTTGTGACCGGATTAAGGTTTTGTGTCAGGATTACCGGCAATTAAGCGGGAAGTTCGATAAAGTGGTTTCCATCGGGATGTTTGAGCATGTGGGCAAAAATTTCATTCCCGCCTTTTTCCGAAAAGTTTCGGGTCTGTTGAAAACCGGCGGACTGAGTCTTTTGCATACCATTGGGAAAGACGCCCCGACTATCGATGATCCCTGGACATTTAAATATATCTTTCCGGGCGCATACCTTCCGACGCTCTCCGAAATTACACATGAAATCGGGAAAATCGGTTTTTCCGTACTGGATGTCGAAAATTTGAGATTGCACTATGCCAAAACCCTTGAGAAATGGGCAGAAAATTACGAGCGAAATATAACCAGAGCAAGGGAATTGTTTGACGACGAATTCATAAGACGCTGGCGTCTGTTTTTTAACAGCGCCGCAGCCGGGTTTAGGTACGGCAACTCCCGCTTGTTTCAAATTCTTTTCTCCAACGGCTTGAACAATGCGCTGCCGATAACCCGAACGCACGTGTATCATGAACCATCACCCTGA